A window of Pyrus communis chromosome 3, drPyrComm1.1, whole genome shotgun sequence genomic DNA:
CTTTCAAGATAATTATCTCATCCTCATCGCTCCAAATCCTCTGGAACAGCTTGGACTTCTTCGCTTCCTCCTCGAGCTGGTCCGGTTCCTTCTTCTTGAGCCGCTTTGAATCCTTGAGCTCGGTCTCGCTCGGCCGTTTCGACCCAGATTTCACCACCGGCGTAGCAGTAGCCGCGGGCCTTGATCTGGGCTTCTTTGTCTTCGGCGTCTCTTCCATTGGCTTCGAGGCAATCGGCTTCACCACCAAATCCTTATCCACATCGGAATCGGAATCGGCCTCGGAACCAGAGGATGAAGACTCCTTCTTCGAATTGGCGGCGGAGGAGTCCGGTTTCTTGGATGGCGGCTTTTTCTCGGAAACCGGTGCGGAAGACGAGATCTTCGGAGGCAGTGGCTCTTCGGGTTCGGAATCCGACCCAGATCCGGATTCCTCCTCTTCCCCTTCTTCTTCCGACGAGACTTCCTCATCCTCCGCCGAAGAAGCTGCCGGGGGTTCGTCCAGCGGAGATGGGCGCTTGGGAGCCATGGGAAGAGATggagatttagggtttttgggaAATTAGGGATTCGAACCGGGCACTTGAAAGACTGACCTTTTTCTTTTAGGGGAATTTGTGTGCGCGAAAACGGCAAATAAAAGTCACCGCGTGGAAGTTGAGGATGTCAAGCACCTTGGAAAGTAGCACTGTGTGCGAACGATACAGTGACCTTTTATTTGCTCCGTTACCTTTTATTGCTGACCCTTCGATTGGATGAAGTCATCAAACAATATTATGAAAATacttttagtcaaaatgattaCCGAGAACAACACAACTCCTCGTTTTGGTCTTCAACAATGAAAATCGATATCAatggtgtaacatcccacatcgccaaggggagtgatccttatatatatatattctcatctctacctagcacgaggccttttgggagctcactggcttcggattccgtaggaactccgaagttaagcgagaaaggggctagagcaatcccatgatggttgtcacatcccggcccggggcggatcacttcctgggcccgctccaccaccgtagcacgatattgtccgctttgggcttaccattccctcacggttttgtttttgggaactcacgagcaacttcaacccggcccggggcggatcacttcctgggcccgctccaccaccgtagcacgatattgtccgctttgggcttaccattccctcacggttttgtttttgggaactcacgagcaacttcccagtgggtcacccatcatgggattgctctagcccctttctcgcttaacttcggagttcctacggaatccgaagccagtgagctcccaaaaggcctcgtgctaggtagagatgagaatatatatatataaggatcactcccctgggcgatgtgggatgttacaatccacctcccttaggggtccgacgtcctcgtcggcacactcgcgaccagggttaggctctgataccaaattgtcacatccccgcccggggcggatcacttcctgggcccgctccaccaccgtagcacgatattgtccgctttgggcttaccattccctcacggttttgtttttgggaactcacaagcaacttcccagtgggtcacccatcatgggattgctctagcccctttctcgcttaacttcggagttcctacggaatccgaagccagtgagctcccaaaaggcctcgtgctaggtagagatgagaatatatatataaggatcactcccctgggcgatgtgggatgttacaaatgGTCTCTGATTTTTTCTATtgtaaatcattttagtttttttgaaaaaaatctgtcaatatATTTCGTGAAATAGAGAAGGTGATTTGATAAAAATACCTCTAAAAAATGATAACGTGATCATTCACTTGACAATTTAtcgaaatattaaaaaaaaaaattttacacGAAGATCAATATCGAAACGcgattaattatttaaatcagTTGTTGAATTAATTTGCATCTTCTAGAAATCAAAATACAGAGTTGCTTTACCACATAGCAGCTTATTTTAATGGCTGCAGCTTGTTTTGAATTGATTGGGAGGGGGCAAATATAAACAGTGAATCGAGTAATTATCCTTCTTTGTTCTATTAGTCTTGTCTACAGGTGGCAAAATTAACACATTCGATTGTTAATAGGTACTCGttaaaatttgtttaatttgatattaCTGTAATATATAGGTGAGATTGGTAGTGATGACGATGGTGTAAGATGAAATGAAACTAAATGGATCTTGATGGGTACTTATTAACAACTCAATGTGTTGATTTGCCACATCTAATCTTGTCCACCAAAACCTATAGAAGTTTGTGAAATTATGTTCACGGTGAATTtcttatttcattaattttatttgtgcATATATTTCTCTTATATATTCATCATTTGGACGCCACTTTCTTGATTTTATTAACCTTGTATGCGTTGAATAATGTAaaagttgtcccacatcggccatCTTAATTACACAATAATTACAACTTGTATTAAATGGTTTCACGCTTAATTGTATCGATATCCCGTATGATTGGTAGTGGCCCACTGACCCATATATGTCTTTAACATATAGCTTAAAAGACATTCCAAAATTCTCATAGATTATAGAGGATGCAAACCTCAAGTCAAATTTGTGGAATTCAGgtaatttcttttcttattttttctaAGCCCTTCTTCTTTACGGTCTTTTGATTCAAAGCTAGGGCTTTGAATTCAAAGCTAGGTTACCttaggaattagggttttggtttcGAAGCTAGGGCTTTGTTACCttaggaattagggttttggtttcGAAGCTAGGGCTTTGAATCAAAGCTAGGTTATTCTTAAACCTcaggaattagggttttggtttcAAAGCCAGGGCTTTGATTAAAGCTAGGTTATTCTTAAACCttaggaattagggttttggtttcAAATCTAGGGCTTGTGTAAATATCAAAACTCTGTGCATATCAATTGACTAGCTAGCTTAATATTAACCTTCTTGTTCTAATTCTGATTTGGGATTTGTTCTCTGTCACTCTAGCTTTGAATCTCTCGTGCTCGTGTTCTTCTAGTGTCCTTGAAATATATTGAGATCGACAATGATGTGTTACtaccaaagaagaaaaaggccgACACAGGTATCGTCGGAGCTTCCTTTTGAAATTATCAGTGAGATTTTGAGTTGGCTTCCTGTGTTGTCTTTGTTGAGATTCAAGTGCGTGTGCAAGCAATGGTTTTTGTTGCTTCAAGACTACAAGTTCATTGCAAAGCATAGCGATCGGACCCGTTGCATCCTCTCACCTTATTATCATTGCGAATGGGAAAACAAATCGATTGTCACTGTTAGTGATAAAAAGTTTGAGCTCAAAGGTTACTGTTCTGGCTTGTCCTTGGAGAAGAGCACAACATCTCAAGTTTGCCGCATTAGAAATCCTGCGACCTGCAAAGTGCTCTACTTGCCTGATGCACACGACGAGGGTTCCAAAGAATTAATGGACCTCGGTTTGAATTCACTCACTGGTGAGTGTAAAGTGTTCCGTGTCTATTTCGATACGGCACGGGAACAGGTAGGTATTGAAGTGATAACAATCGGAAAGGATGAAATGTGGAGACCTTtgcacaaacaaaacaagaattgGCTGGGACGAGGCAAACCGGTGCTGAAACAATCTCGTTGTGGGGCAGATAAGGTTGAATGGGCTCTTCACTTACCCGAAATTATAACCGAGGGACGTAAGTTGTGCTTACAAATTCATTCTCTTGATCTGTGGAGTGAACGTCTCACCACTACTACTCTGCCTCAAGGAGCTTTCATAGATTTGGAGAATCTCTGGCCTTTTCTTTGGGATAATCGTCCTGCCATTGCTGATATAGTAGGGGGGGACCTTCACATCTTGGTGTTAGTAGACTTCAAAGAGCACAAATGGAGTCAAAACAAGATCATCTTTCCCTTGAAAAATTTAGAGGTTGACGACACAATTTTGACGGATAAACTTGTACTTATACAAGGTCGTTCAAATCAACTCGTGTTTCTAAACGGAGAACAACTTATTTCATATGACATTGAGAAAAAGACTGTTAAGGTTTTTGCCAATTTAGAATCCTTGAAGGAACGAATACCTCGACTTAAGTCAACCCTCATGACTCTCAAGGAAATGACACCAGAAATTAAAGGAGCACAAGGCTAGAGCAATGATGTGTATTTTCACTCCACATGGATTCCTTGTTTGCAAAATCTCGTCTTTCTGTTCATCTTTTTAGATTGTTTGTGTTACAGTTTATGCTGCTCTCCAAGGGGAAGTTTGAACTTTTTAGCCACACCTGTTGTAACATAGCACTTGTGCCAAGATTACATTACATGTTTTGCTGAGTTTTGTCATGTCATGTGGAAACATAGCTAGAAACCCTTAAATGTTCCCTTGGACTTCTTCAACGTCGACGCACTTTTGAAGTAAAAACAAGACTTTTAATTTAGTTGTACCAGTTgctaatttttagttttctagCTAAATTAAAAACAACCCTACAAGCCTAAGTGTCGTGAAACATATACAGGAGAGTCCCCCTACCAGAATTTCTTGTCTAAAAACCTCTAAATAGTAAACTTGCGGGCCTTTACCACATTAAGTGGTGGAAAGGAGTTGAGTCCTTGCATGACGGCATGGATTCGAACCCCGttggtggctaatctaacatctactCTAACAAAACCtatagtttgacaaaaaaaaacttgcGGGCCAAGGTGTTATCATGGAATTTAGATCACGGTAAAATTCATCtctctcaactttttttttctgcttttcttcttttcagtcATTTAAATGGAATTTTGGTGATTCGAAAGTTGTATGTTTTGGTTTTAGAACATTTTTCCAGAACCTTTCTGGAATTCAGCACTAGGGTTTTTAtacaaattattccaaacaAGTATTATTGAATCCCAAAGGGTCTTGTTCTTTCAATAATTTTGTTTCCCATCAACCTCTTCCACTGATAAAATAAAGATTTATACCCTCTGAAGATGACTTCAGTTAACTTTCTGATACAGTAAACGAGTGGTGCGACCAGAAGCATCGGAGCTTCCCTTTGAGATTATCGTTGAGATTTTGAGCTGGAATTTAGAGTCTTTGGTTAGGTTCAAGTGTGTGCAAGTTATGGTGTTTGTTGATTGGTCAGGACTATGAGTTTATCACAAAACATGAGAGCCTGGCCTGTTACGAGTGGCTTCCTACGGATTATAATTTCAACATTGAAAGCCATTATGCTGGCTTGTTTCTGGAGAAGAGTGGTTCTTCTCAAGTTTGTCGGATCAGAAATCCTGCAACCCGCCAAGTACTTTACTTGCCCGATGCACATGAGAGTGTCGTACAAATGGACATCATTTTCAATTCACTCACTCATGAATGTAAAGTGGTATGTGTTCATTCTCTCAATTGAGAGGCAATGCACTTAGGATTTGAAGTTCTAACGGTAGGGAAGGATGACAAATAGAGATCCTTGAAACAACCAAACCAAAACTTTTTGGAACATGACAGAATGGTGGTGGAACAACATTTTTCACTTCAGATAAGGATGGAGGGATTGTTCATTTACCTGAAATTCTAACAGATTGGACATGATTTGTACCTAGAAGTTCCTTCTCTTGATTTGTGGAGTGAATGCTTCACCACTACTACTTCGCCCGAAAGAGTTTTCTCAGATTTGCAACAAGTTCCGTTTTTTCTATGACTGTCTAGCGGTTTCTGATATACCAGAGGGAGCCCTTCATGTCTTTCTGTTAGAAGACTATAAAGAGCACAAATGGAGTGGAACCAAGATCATCATTCCCCTGAAAATTTTAAAGGACAACCCACTTTGGAAGGATCAGGTCGTTATTGCCATGGTTCATCGTGATATAAGTATAATCAAGTTTCATGTTGGAGATGAAAGTTTTGTATATGATGAAATTGGAGAACATTGAGAAGTTGATCATGAAAACACAGGTTGGGGATAGAAAGTTTACTGTATATATGCCAAGCCTGATGAGTTTGAAGGGAATGAGAACAGAAAGCGAGACGATGTCATCTTAGAGAATCTTGTTTACTTCATGTTCATCTTAGACAATCTTGCTTTGTTACTCTTTAGGAGCAGTTTGAAACCTTTTAGTTACATAAGCTGCAACGTTTTGTCTTCATACACTTGAAGTGGCGGAGTATTCAATATTGtcgaatattttaaattttgcgCATCAATATGTTAAAAAAACTAGAGTGGCAAAATTGCAAAACATATTTTCTCGAATTTGTCGCGTCATGTGGAAACATAGCTAGAAGCTCTTAATGTTTTGGTGACCAAAACTTGTGTGGGAGTGGTTGAATTTTCCCTAGTTTGCATCAAAACTGTGTATTTGAATTCATGACTAGCGTAATAGTAACCGAGGGTCTCCTTCGTACTTTTTTTCtaattctgatttggatttgttaattttgttttgtcatTCTAGCTTTGAATTAATCCCATGTCCAATACAATGGGACAATGTGTTGCTACCGAAGAAGAAGAGGTGCCGAAGCAACGATTACCAGAGCTTCCCTTTGATACTATCACTCGATTTTGTTGTGGCTGCCTGTGGTGTCTTTGAAGAGCAATTTGAGCTTGAACCTTTTAGTTATGCCAATTGCTACATCGATGCAAAAAATTTGTCTTCTGAACATGAACATGTCGTACAAATAGATGCTGTTTTCAGTTCACTCACTCGTGAGTGAATTGAAGTGACATTTGTTTGTGATCTCGATCGGGAAGGATGTCAATTGGAGATGCTTGAAACATCCAAACCAGAATTTGTTAAAACAGGGCAAACTGGTGGTGGATCAAGCAGAATTTTGTTCATGCAGATATAGCGAAGGAGGGGTTTTGTATTTACCCGAAAGTTTATAAGATGGACACGATTTGTACGTAGAAGTTCATTCTCTTGATTTGTGGAGTGAATATTTAATCACCAGTACTTTTCTGGGAGGGATTCTTGTTGGGATGAAAacttagagtacacaactctaacacaagtgttagagagacaatacaagtaaacaaattacttgtattacacaaacaaaatattacaacacaaactATCAAAGACACTCTTGAGAAGCTATGACACTCTCTCACTTTTtagagacaaactctagagCACTCACACTCTTACAAGACTATTCTTTCTTCTCACTCTCGCTTGCTTGCTTACAAGCTTGCTTGGTTGGTTTCttaccaacacacatgcatacatATTTATAGGCATGTTTGCCGACATATGGCCTCTCTAGAATTTTCTAGTGCATGATCATGCACACACTACGCCAACCTAGGCTTTGCATATTAGCCTTGCCGACTTAAATGAtgctagaattctctagcatattattacacacacacatttgTTATAATAGCTAGACAATTCTAGCTTGTTCCCACCGACACACTTATGCTAGAAGATTCTAGCATATGAATGCTTTCTCCTTTGTTTCTTCATCATGGGCCAATCTTTATTATTTGGGCTGGTGTTGTACTTTTAACAATTCTatcagatttgaaacaagtttCGTTTTACCTTTGGGGTAACCGTCTAGCGGTTGCTGATATAGCAGAGGGAGCCCTTAACGTCTTTTGCTGTTAGAAACTTCATGTTCATCTTAAGAATTTTGAACCTTTTTTGTTACACCAGTGTTTTCACTGCATCTTTTTATGtggaaaacaaaagaatatgTTCACGATTTTTATGCAGAAATAACGACATTTAAATATCACTAGATTTCCCCCAAATAGCATCCGAACAATTTGATCTCACAAACAGTCAAACAAAGCTCTTAAAAAGCCTTATACATCAAATACATTAATCCCTTTTAGGGTTTAACCAAGCTTTGCAAGAACATCACTGAGGGAAGATACGGTCGCGGCGTAGTACTTCTCTGCTTCCGGGGTGCTCTTGATCTTCGCTGCATGGTCCAACTGTCCCCAGACACAAAACAAAAGTACATGAATCAATGCAAACCAAAATCTATGTCAAGTAAAAGACGTGTATGTCACATGGTGAACTTACGCCGTCAATGTCTTTGAAGAGCTTTCCAGCGAGTTCCTTGAGGGGCTCCTTCTCGCCCTTAGGTTTGGCAGAAATGACGGTCTTGAGGTCATAACGGAGATACGAGGCTCTGAGACGAAGATCGTTCTGGACGTAGGGCCATGCCTTTTTGTCAATGAACTCCTTGACAGCTACAATTTCCTTGGCTGACTCCTTTGCCCGCGCGGCAGCCTGAGCCGGAGTGAGCGGTTGGAGGAAGAACCTCTCCTTCAACGGCAGGTCAAGGTCTCTTGCCTCATCCGAGTTTAGGGTTCCAGCTgccacaacaaaaacaaattcaccttcatgagTTCATCAACGCACCCAATAAACAATTCATGCACTTCATATTCTCAATGATTCAGATCAAACTAAACATGATGTGTTGCAAATCCAATTCCAATGTTTAATTCTGCAATCAAAATAGTGCTTTTGAAATAagcatttgaaattttgtgttTCTAATAAAAACAACGCTTATGAGCAAAAGTGCTTCTACAGAAACAGTCTCAAACGAGTCCTAAAACATTGTACATTTTCCATGTAACAGGTTTCTATATTATGTTTTAGTATTCTAATGCAATTGCCATGCTAAGACTGAAAATAGCGACAAGGTCAAGAGTGAGGGTCTTACGCAATCCGCCGGAGGGAGGTGGAGGAGGACCGACTTTGATGGGCTTAGCCTCGGCAAGCACAGCTTGGACAAATGACCCGGAGGCCAGACCAACTGCGACGAGACCAAGCACGGCCCTACGACTAGTTTCGGGCTCTGAAGGCACTTGCTGGGCTCTAATGGTGAGCCCGTACCTCGCCACGGCTACCCTGCCGGTGCTGCTGACCGTGTTCAAGCGTGATGAGCTGCTTAGGTGGAGGCTGCCCTCCAAAACTGCCTGGGAGGAACCGTGCAGGCCAGCCATTGAAGCCATAGCTTGTGCCATTTTCTTAACCTCCttaactttttatttgtttttttaacaattatCAGTTTTCAGTGGCAGAAATGTAGAAATCATATGTTTTGTTCTATGCTTATGCGATGTAGAGTGGTCTTGGGCAAGGACCTTATCTGCCATTTTCTTGTTGGATAAATTGGATATGGTTATTAGCCAATTGGGATTTGACAAGTGTTCCTCGTTGCATTTTCTATTTGACAAGCTGGATAATGTTCCAACTAGTACTCTGTCATTCTGATACGTGGACTCCTTGAGATTATCACAATGATGTTATTAGTCTTTCTAGCTACATAATACCATTCATTTCAAGTTGaaagattaaaatgaaacattgtcTATATTTTATTTGGAAACTTGGCGGTacgagagaaatttttttagcaTCTAAAAGTTAAAATTCACAAAGGCATTAAACTATACTTCGTTTAAATCATAATAACGAGAGCGCCTTGCATAGTGTCATATTGAATTCtgattaatgaaaattttaagagAAATTCACCTACACTGTGATTATGACGTTTTCCAACTCACTTGTACTCATGCGTTAGAGTTTTCATATGTCAATGCGTAATGGACTTTAGATACTGCCACAACGACATACTCATTGTATGAAAGTTCTTTAAAACtctgaacaaaaataaattaattaagagGAATCATCATGTCCATCTACtttcaagttcaattttttgtcaaaatctcATATAGTGTATAGTCCTATACCAAATAAGTTATAGATGAATTTGCCATTTATGTGttaaatccaaatttaaatGTCTTCCAGaattaatgaaatttgaaattctatTCAATGAATTACTAGCGATGCAAATCTAGGTTTTATGTCAAAATACTAAATCCAATTCgaacaagaaaaaggaaaaaaaatattaaataattaatgaaaatgcttcgtttcattttagttttcaaatagCGATATTCGAATGCAACTTACTTAAATTCCTCTCCCGATTGAAGCCTTCTAAGTTTTAGTCTCTATACTGTATGGAACAGCATCCAAAAGGGTCCAAAATTACAACACATGACAGGTGAAAATGCGGTTCTTCGTACTTTTTAGTCTGTTATTTCTCTTTTGTTTAGTCTTTTGGTGTTGCTTATCCGCTTtacaaatttcaattatttGGTGGCATTTTTGACTTTATACCATCCCAATATCCTAAGTCTAGGGATCATTTAATCCGGgacgttaaaatttgatccaacagttacaattattataactttaaaggggcCTCATGTTTGTAGCTTTTTGATCTAATTTCAACAGCCCATATGATTTGATCCCTAGGCTTAGGATATTGGGATCCGGGTTCTATACCATTAACCACAAACAAATGTAGAGTTAGGGATGATTTAGGAACGGTATTAGAAGATGAATAGTTTTTTAGTGTGATTTGAACATGACCTGGATGATCAAGTGTCATAATGCAATTGATTGGGCTTTTAAAACCGTAATTCATTAAGTAACTTGGCCCTTTGAAACCCGCATAAACCGGCCCGGCCCGGCCCATATAATCACCAACGTCCTTTTGGAAGAGCGTGTTAATGTTTGTACCGCCAGatccaatttcaaattttcattctctgtctctctctcctttttctctcaGACACTCTTCTCCAACTCTCGAGCCCTATCTTCCGCCAAATCCCCAATTCGATTTCACCAATCAACTCTGCAAATTCAACGTCACACCCTTATATCCGACCGTCGGCTCCACCAGATCGGCAGCTAAGAAGCGGAACCTGATTAATGGCGTCTCGCAACCAAAACAGGGCTCCTCGGAGCCCGTTTTCTGTAAGTGAgaataaaagaattaaaattttcagttttaattttgtttgcttAATTCGGTGGGTgatgattttgttgttttgggtTCAGAATGGAAGAAAAATGTATGAAATGACTTTTGGGGTTGGTTGAAAATTAATGGTTATGTAGGATTGTGTAAATAAAGGTTTCAGATGGGGGATTGTAATGgtgagttttttgttttgtgtagaAAAAGAGTAGTCTTGATGAAGTTCCCTTAGACAAGCGGCGGAGAATCGAAACAAGAAAACCGGAGGTACCGAGTAGTATGGGCCGCCAACGACCACCACTCGCTGTTGTTAAGCAAGACGCAGCAGGTACAAGCGATATAGGCAGTGTGGAGGGATCAGAGTGTGCCAATGTTGAGTTTACGAAGGAAGAAGTCGAGGCGTTGTTGATTGAGAAGTTAAAAGTGAAGAAATTTGATCATAAGGTTTATTTCTCACCCCAATTGTTTTAATAAATAGGGCTTTCTTGGGTGCTTGTTTTGAAATCTgaattgatgttttttttttttttttttttttataacgtTTTTTTATCTGGTCATATGGCAGGGGAAAGCTGAGCAGTTAGCTGATTATAGTAAGAGGCTGAAGCTATGCATCAAATGGTTGCAGGAAGTTGAGGAAGGCCATATTCTCGAGGAGGAAAAACTACGGAATGCATTGGCTTCTGCAGAAAAAAAATGCGCGGATACTGGTATTTCTTTATTCTTTATTCATGCCATTGTCTGTTGGAGTGACATAACTTCGTAACTAACCGATGAATTGCTTATATGTGGCGGTATATTAAGTATTATAGAGTTTTCAGATGGAAATCTCAAGTCATTTGTCAAGTAGTATCGTGCTTTTGTTACAAGTGAAcctatgtggttatgatatttAAGAGATTTTGTTCAAAGGAACAGATTTGTAAtatgtgttcaatttgtttatttttaagagGTGGAGATGAAAAACAAGGTCGACGAGCTCAATGCTGTAAATTCAAAGCTGAGGGAAAATATAGCTACTTTAGAAGAGAAACTTGCGAAAGAAGAATCAGAGAAGTTGGTAAGGTTTCCAGTCATGCAGTTACACACTAATTTTTGTGATATGATTGTCATTCctgcttttggtttttttgttccTGGGTCTTTTCTTCGCATATTTATTTTCATCCTTTTGTTTGACATTCAGGATGCGATGGCTAGTCACAGAAGTGAAAAGGAAGCAAGGGATGCTGCTGAGAAGTTGCAAGCTTCTCTCTCACAGAAGCTTGAAATAGTGCGGGAGGAGAAATTAGTTGCAGACAAGAAGGTAATATAGTCAgatttttctcttccttctgcATATTACCTATTCTTTTCCGAATTCCCCTCCGGTTTATCAAAATTTGCATTCGGTAATGTTTCTAAAATTGTGCCGCTGCAGGTTTCTTCGTATCAGGATTTATATAATCGAGCACAAGAGTACAACAAGAGTCTACAACAGTACAATAGCAAACTCCAAAAAGATCTTGAAACTGCCACCGAGTCTCTCAAACGAGTTGAAGATGAGAAAAGGACAGTTCTGGAGACGCTTAGCAATTTGAGGGTTCACAATAAGGCATTGCAAGATGAGTTGACTAAAGTAACAGTACGTATCTGTGCAGCAATCCTTGTGTTGAtgatatatacttttttttcacCTTTCACCACCCTATATATATCctagttcaatttttttgtcaacTGAGAGACAGTGTTCTTGGGAAATGACCCATTTATTTGCCTGAAATCCAATAATATAACACGCCCTTTGACTGTATGTACATGATTTGCGTGCAGGCCTCACTGGACGAAACATTAAAGCAGAAGGAATTATTAGATAATGAAATCAAATGCCTTCGTGGGGAACTGCAACAAGTTAGAGATGACCGTGATCGCCATGCAAGAGAGATTCAAGATTTGAGGGATCAAGTGGTGAAG
This region includes:
- the LOC137727391 gene encoding putative F-box protein At1g47790; its protein translation is MMCYYQRRKRPTQVSSELPFEIISEILSWLPVLSLLRFKCVCKQWFLLLQDYKFIAKHSDRTRCILSPYYHCEWENKSIVTVSDKKFELKGYCSGLSLEKSTTSQVCRIRNPATCKVLYLPDAHDEGSKELMDLGLNSLTGECKVFRVYFDTAREQVGIEVITIGKDEMWRPLHKQNKNWLGRGKPVLKQSRCGADKVEWALHLPEIITEGRKLCLQIHSLDLWSERLTTTTLPQGAFIDLENLWPFLWDNRPAIADIVGGDLHILVLVDFKEHKWSQNKIIFPLKNLEVDDTILTDKLVLIQGRSNQLVFLNGEQLISYDIEKKTVKVFANLESLKERIPRLKSTLMTLKEMTPEIKGAQG
- the LOC137727241 gene encoding oxygen-evolving enhancer protein 3, chloroplastic-like; translation: MAQAMASMAGLHGSSQAVLEGSLHLSSSSRLNTVSSTGRVAVARYGLTIRAQQVPSEPETSRRAVLGLVAVGLASGSFVQAVLAEAKPIKVGPPPPPSGGLPGTLNSDEARDLDLPLKERFFLQPLTPAQAAARAKESAKEIVAVKEFIDKKAWPYVQNDLRLRASYLRYDLKTVISAKPKGEKEPLKELAGKLFKDIDGLDHAAKIKSTPEAEKYYAATVSSLSDVLAKLG